A section of the Anabaena cylindrica PCC 7122 genome encodes:
- the trpC gene encoding indole-3-glycerol phosphate synthase TrpC, producing the protein MQIRRRSPSQAIDISILRYQIAMPNSTPNNILEEIVWQKEIEVEQMRERQPLAELQKKLVTAPSTRDFIAALRQGKTKPALIAEVKKASPSKGVLRADFDPVEIAKSYQAGGASCLSILTDTKFFQGSFENLSLVRAAVDLPLLCKEFIIYPYQMYLARINGADAVLLIAAILSDQDLQYFVKIANKLKMAALIEVHSLGELDRVLALEGVSLVGINNRNLEDFSVDLQTTCQLLKERGSQLQEKNILVVSESGLHHPEDLSVVETAGASAVLIGESLVKQPDPKLAITNLFGK; encoded by the coding sequence ATGCAAATCCGTCGTCGTTCACCTAGTCAGGCTATTGATATTTCTATATTGCGCTATCAGATAGCTATGCCAAATTCAACACCAAATAATATTTTAGAGGAAATTGTTTGGCAGAAAGAAATAGAAGTTGAGCAAATGCGGGAAAGGCAGCCTTTGGCAGAATTGCAGAAAAAGCTTGTCACTGCGCCTTCAACCCGTGATTTTATCGCCGCGCTTCGTCAAGGTAAAACCAAACCCGCACTGATTGCAGAAGTTAAAAAAGCTTCTCCTAGTAAGGGCGTTTTACGTGCAGATTTTGACCCCGTAGAAATAGCCAAATCTTATCAAGCTGGTGGTGCTAGTTGTCTTTCTATTCTCACAGATACTAAGTTTTTTCAAGGTAGTTTTGAGAACTTATCCTTGGTTCGTGCTGCCGTAGATTTGCCATTACTATGTAAGGAATTTATCATTTATCCTTATCAAATGTATTTAGCGCGAATTAATGGCGCAGATGCAGTTTTATTAATTGCAGCAATTCTCAGCGATCAAGATTTACAATACTTTGTCAAAATTGCTAACAAGCTAAAGATGGCAGCTTTGATAGAAGTTCATAGTTTGGGAGAACTTGACCGGGTTTTAGCCTTAGAAGGTGTTTCTTTAGTCGGTATCAATAATCGCAATTTAGAAGATTTCTCTGTTGATTTGCAAACTACCTGTCAATTACTGAAAGAAAGAGGTAGTCAATTGCAGGAAAAAAATATTCTCGTAGTTAGTGAATCAGGACTTCATCACCCAGAGGATTTAAGTGTAGTAGAAACAGCCGGTGCATCAGCCGTACTCATTGGTGAGTCTTTGGTAAAACAACCAGATCCCAAATTGGCGATTACTAATCTTTTTGGTAAATAG